A region of the Haladaptatus sp. R4 genome:
ATTACACTGTCAACAGTCACAGACTCTGTCGAATCTACACGCTCGATCTGTTCGATTTCACGGGGATCTTCAATCCACGCGAGGTACTCCGATAGACCCATTGACGGAGGGTAGAACGATGTGCCAGTTTCGAGACGATGTTTCAGCACGCTATAGAACTGTTCGTCCTCAACTGCGACGTCAAGACGGAATGCTGGGTTAACCAGCAATTCGTAGCTGTGTATTTGGCGGTTATCGGTGCTGTCTGGATACTTCACTTTAACCGTTTTTTGGCCTGTTCCACCCATGTCAGCCATCGTTTCTCCAGGATGTGTCCCTAATCCGAGCGTCGGCATCGTGACCGTACGAATCTCCCCAACGGGTGTGATAGCCATTGCAGACACGTCTGGAGCGAAGATATCATAATAGCCATCACGATTGACACCTGCAATCGCAGCGAGCATTCCTGCGATAGTCGTTCGGGGCGGTAGTCGGTATGTCTGTTTGGTGACCGTCCGGTCGATACGACGGAAGTGTCCCCAGTCACTACGAATTGTTAGCGAGAGGCACTTCGACGGAACGCCGTCCTCATCGACAGATGGTGGTGTTACCTCCGGTAAGTCTCCGCCCCAC
Encoded here:
- the cas5b gene encoding type I-B CRISPR-associated protein Cas5b, with protein sequence MARRDTTSEATWGGDLPEVTPPSVDEDGVPSKCLSLTIRSDWGHFRRIDRTVTKQTYRLPPRTTIAGMLAAIAGVNRDGYYDIFAPDVSAMAITPVGEIRTVTMPTLGLGTHPGETMADMGGTGQKTVKVKYPDSTDNRQIHSYELLVNPAFRLDVAVEDEQFYSVLKHRLETGTSFYPPSMGLSEYLAWIEDPREIEQIERVDSTESVTVDSVIPDGADEIVPQDGVSFDVERTPAFMEADERGRKTTGYADYAFSDRKKLKLRPNETTPVEVDGRTVVFH